The sequence ACATACTCCGGAGTTTCTACGCCAGCTTGTTGATATGAAAGACATTGGCGTTACTTTGCAGGCGGCAATCGGCCTTATCTCAAACTCAAAACTAGGAGTATTATCTCAGGAGCTGGTGATAACCACCGAAGAAATAAAACGGGGAGAGACTACCGTGAACGCCCTGGTCCGGATGGAAGAGCGGATAGGGCTTGTATCTGTAAAACGAGCCATGTCCCTCCTTGTTAAAGCGAGTCAAGTGACCGATTCAATCAAGGACGTTCTTATCATTGCTATTAATGACTTCGAACACTACCTAAAATTGAAAAAAGACCGGTTTAATATCTCAATTACCTATGTCATGATCATCTACCTTGCCGTAGGGATATACTATTATACAGCATATTCACTCAATGTCTCATTTGTCTCGTCTTTTACGAATTTTAATATCAGTTTTGATACCGCCGGGAACCTCACCGACATGTTCAGAATAGGAATTGTACTTGCATTATTTTCTGGACTGATGGCGGGTCAGTTATCTGCAAACAGCATTCTTGCCGGGTTTAAGCACGCAATCCTCCTGTTATTAGGGGCGATAATCCTGTTTGATTATGTAATTCCATACCAGATTGAACTTTCAACAGAAGCAGCGAAAGCGGCATTGGAAGGGACTGTATGAAAGACGATGCAGTATCTTCGGTGGTTAGTGAGATGCTCCTCATTACCTTAGTTTTAATTCTGATACCTTCAGTAACAATCACTCTGATGAACCAGTTACCAGGTGAGCGGGTACCCACCGTGAATATCAAAATGGGGCCGATTGATGAAGGGATGGTGACAATGTATCATAAAGGAGGGGATTACCTTTTACAAAATGATCTCATGATTGTTGTCCACCATCGAAATACTATGAATTCAGAATCAAAAGGAGGAATTGAATTAAATTTTCATTCATTATCAAATTCAAAAACAATCTTTGATTTAGGTGATTCTGTGGATTGCAACTTTGCATCGTTGCAATCCGGAGACCAAATTCAAGTGATTTCTACGAAAACCGTAATATTTTCTGGAATAGTGCCATGAAAGATTCTGCCGTATCAGTTGTTATTGCGTACATGATTCTCCTGGTTA comes from Methanospirillum hungatei and encodes:
- a CDS encoding type IV pilin, giving the protein MKDDAVSSVVSEMLLITLVLILIPSVTITLMNQLPGERVPTVNIKMGPIDEGMVTMYHKGGDYLLQNDLMIVVHHRNTMNSESKGGIELNFHSLSNSKTIFDLGDSVDCNFASLQSGDQIQVISTKTVIFSGIVP